One part of the Rutidosis leptorrhynchoides isolate AG116_Rl617_1_P2 chromosome 1, CSIRO_AGI_Rlap_v1, whole genome shotgun sequence genome encodes these proteins:
- the LOC139867408 gene encoding zinc finger CCCH domain-containing protein 24 yields MTTENLNSPSIAIETTNDSTLTGVGQPTPPENELNVSQASLASQQGEKRKRTESEPEPDEKTGSVNPLWKTSLCSYFRRTGAACSHGDTCKFAHGESELRIRPDNTWDPTSEKAKKLKLDNEGADDVMVTETVTEEECTESALDKCLINLPVKWTSDDLTNFLNEEGIEYKSAKTRKGMLVAFVTFETEEQVKVAVEKLQGKPFRNKNLKIVDANPRSFDRNVKPKMLSDNSELGNDESTPGSGRSARDAVTPLAHMSYEDQLEQKKKNITQILKKLARNARKACPDGVSQPDWILKSREIGGLACKLEGIIESPLVNGYRNKCEFSIGYSLQGKPTVGFLLGNFREGVTAVEEPTDCPNVSKIGCKYAEIFQNFLQNSTFPIWNRMNNSGFWRQLTVREGRTPGNITEGETNIAEVLLMVQISSAGFDKELVDAELKKMAEAIVVGASINSPSLPLKVLAVQDHQGVSNVAPADAPMRSLSLTKAESKSVDNSEVDAEARIRDYINNLQFCISPTAFFQVNTLAAEKLYSLAGDWAGLGPNTLLFDVCCGTGTIGLTLAHRVGMVVGIEMNASAVADANRNAEINGIMNCRFVCSKAEDVMGSLLKEYLTTNQDENNDAAIGIKEEISTNEDVKDESEGNKEDIKKLNKIHHFDNVVAIVDPPRVGLHPTVIKALRTHSGLKRLVYISCNPESLMANAIELCTPSSDKNEKGNNKSQGWKKHMSGASLARHRAKSMPISEPFQPIKAMAVDLFPHTPHCELVMLLER; encoded by the exons ATGACTACTGAAAATCTAAATAGTCCGTCAATCGCCATTGAAACCACCAATGACTCAACGTTGACCGGCGTAGGCCAACCAACACCACCGGAAAACGAGCTAAATGTCTCTCAAGCATCCCTAGCTTCTCAACAAGGTGAGAAACGTAAGCGAACCGAATCCGAACCGGAACCGGATGAAAAAACCGGTTCAGTCAATCCTCTATGGAAAACGAGTTTATGTTCTTATTTTAGACGAACCGGAGCTGCGTGTAGTCATGGAGACACCTGCAAGTTTGCTCACGGAGAGTCGGAGCTCAGGATCCGACCCGATAATACTTGGGACCCTACTTCCGAGAAAGCGAAGAAGTTGAAATTGGATAATGAAGGTGCTGATGACGTCATGGTGACGGAGACGGTAACGGAAGAAGAATGCACTGAATCTGCACTTGATAAGTGTTTGATTAATCTTCCAGTTAAATGGACTTCTGATGATTTAACCAACTTTTTAAATGAGGAG GGGATTGAATATAAATCAGCGAAAACAAGGAAAGGAATGTTAGTAGCATTTGTAACTTTCGAAACAGAAGAGCAAGTAAAAGTTGCAGTTGAG AAGCTGCAGGGGAAACCGTTTCGAAATAAAAATTTAAAGATAGTGGATGCTAATCCGAGATCTTTCGATAGGAATGTGAAACCAAAAATGCTTTCGGATAATTCAGAGTTAGGTAATGATGAATCTACTCCTGGAAGTGGTAGAAGTGCGCGTGATGCTGTTACTCCACTTGCACATATGTCTTATGAAGATCAGTTGGAACAAAAGAAGAAGAATATCACGCAAATCTTGAAAAAACTT GCTCGAAATGCACGCAAAGCTTGTCCCGATGGAGTCTCACAACCAGATTGGATACTTAAATCCAGGGAAATAG GTGGTCTTGCTTGCAAACTAGAGGGTATAATTGAATCACCACTTGTAAATGGATATCGTAACAAATGCGAATTTTCTATCGGATATTCTCTACAGGGAAAACCTACTGTTGGTTTTTTGCTTGGAAATTTCAG GGAGGGGGTGACAGCAGTTGAAGAACCTACTGATTGTCCAAATGTTTCCAAAATTGGCTGCAAGTATGCTGAAATATTCCAGAATTTTTTACAAAATTCAACCTTTCCTATATGGAATAGGATGAATAATTCCGGATTTTGGCGTCAACTAACT GTTCGAGAAGGAAGGACACCTGGCAATATCACCGAGGGAGAAACAAACATTGCAGAGGTCTTGCTTATGGTTCag ATTTCTTCAGCAGGCTTCGATAAAGAACTTGTTGATGCTGAACTTAAGAAGATGGCTGAAGCTATTGTGGTGGGAGCTTCTATAAATTCACCTTCTTTGCCTCTTAAAGTACTTGCTGTTCAG GATCATCAAGGGGTATCGAATGTAGCACCAGCTGATGCACCAATGCGCTCACTGTCACTAACAAAGGCTGAGAGTAAATCTGTGGACAATTCTGAAGTTGATGCAGAAGCTAGAATTCGAGACTATATAAACAATCTTCAGTTTTGTATATCCCCAACAGCCTTTTTTCAA GTGAATACACTTGCAGCAGAAAAACTGTACTCGCTTGCTGGGGATTGGGCGGGTTTGGGACCCAACACATTGCTTTTTGATGTATGCTGTGGTACCGGAACAATTGGCCTTACGTTAGCCCACCGTGTTGGAATG GTTGTTGGCATTGAAATGAATGCGTCTGCAGTAGCTGATGCAAATAGAAATGCTGAAATAAATGGCATAATGAATTGCCGTTTTGTCTGCTCAAAG GCAGAGGATGTTATGGGATCTCTATTAAAAGAGTACTTAACAACAAATCAAGATGAAAACAATGATGCTGCTATTGGTATTAAAGAAGAGATAAGTACTAACGAAGACGTTAAAGATGAGTCCGAGGGTAACAAAGAAGATATCAAGAAACTTAACAAGATTCATCATTTTGATAACGTTGTCGCCATTGTGGACCCTCCTCGTGTTGGACTTCATCCCACC GTGATTAAAGCACTTAGAACTCATTCGGGTTTAAAGAGACTTGT TTATATTTCATGCAATCCCGAGAGCTTAATGGCAAATGCTATTGAACTTTGCACTCCATCTTCTGATAAAAATGAAAAAGGAAACAATAAGAGTCAGGGATGGAAAAAACATATGAGCGGCGCTAGTTTGGCTCGCCATAGAGCCAAATCGATGCCGATTTCAGAACCATTTCAACCAATTAAAGCGATGGCTGTTGATCTTTTTCCTCACACTCCTCATTGTGAACTTGTAATGCTTCTTGAGAGGTAA